GGCATCCAGGAATAGTCTCCTCATATCCCCATATCCCCGGATCCGACGGATGTGGTGTATTGGTAGAACTGAGGGGCGAGAGCACCATCGAAACAGGCTCAAAAGTAGTAATTAACCCAGCACTGCAGCTCCCGACTGGTGAGCGCTCATGGTCCGATCCGTATCGGGATATCGTTGACATACTGGGATACAACTGCGCTGGCACATGTGCAGAATACTGTGATGTTCCGATCGGAAACATATTTCCAGCACCAAGCCATCTAACGATCGAGGAATCAGCAGCGATACCGCTCACCTACCTAACCGCTTGGCGCATGCTTGCAAGAAGGGGAATGGTCGAACGTGGAGAGTACGTCCTCATATGGGGTGGATCCGGCGGTCTGGGAACTGCTGCGATCGTGCTAGCTAATTATCTTGGTGCGAATGTACTCGCGACAGCTGGAAGCGACCATGATGCTGAGCAAGTAGCGGGGCTTAAGCCGAAAGGAATAATTCGCTATGATCTCGGAGAGGTGGCAAAACAGGTAATCGATCTGATAGGGAGGAAAGTAGATCTCGTGTTCGATTCTGTGGCTGGCCCCACGTGGTCTGCGACATTGCAGTCGCTGAGGCCGGGGGGACGGGTGGTTCTCGCGGGCACAACAGCTGGCGACGTTGTGACATTTGATCTGAGCGATTTCTTCTATAACCAGTGGGCGCTATGCGGCTGCAGGATGGGCGATGAGCGAGACTTCGAGAACATGCTGAAAGCCGTCACCGAAGGGCACCTAAAGCCAGTGGTTGGAAAGGTGTACCCGCTGTCGCAGATTTCAGAAGCGCATCAAGCAATGGAAGATGGGGGCATCGTTGGAAAGATAGTGGTGAATAATTTCGAATGAGCATACATGCGCGCCCGTTCAACCATCAGTTGGATCCCGTAGCCGCTCGAGATAACCTCGAGAGGCTCCCAATAGGCTTGTGCGATGAATTCGCACACATTGAACTCGTATGCCTGGACGTCGATGGAATATTGACAGATGGTTCAATAATATACAGCGAGAGCGGGCGAGCGCTAGTAACATTCAATGCGCGGGATGGTTTGGGAATTGCACTCTTGCAGAGGGCTGGCGTATCAGTTGCTTTTGTGTCTGCTCTAGATTCCCCGATAGTTAGAAAACGCGCCGAAGAACTGCACATCAAAAGTGTCTGCTTGGGTGTCAACGATAAGCTCAGGTGCGTCAGAGATATGCAGCGGCATACGAGAGGAAAGATACTATTTATGGGGGATGACCTTTGGGATCTGGCAGCGATGAGAGCTTGTGACGTCGCAGCGTCTTCCTGCGACGCGGCAGTAGAGGCTCTCGCTGCTGCCGACGTGATTTCTTCCTATGGAGGCGGCCGAGGGGCTGTTCGACAGATAGCCGATATGACTCTCGAGGCCCAAGATATAGATCGCGGCTCTCTAATGGCGCGATATGATGAATGACGCCATGGATTCTGGAAACACTCGTCGTGTTTATGATCTGGCAGCGCGGGATTACGAGGAGATCTTCTTTGACGACCTCAGTGATGCGCACTGGCTTGATTCGTTCTCCAGTTCTCTTGAAGCACCGTCCTTGATCCTAGATGTGGGATGTGGTCCTGGAAACTTCTCTAACTATCTTGGTAGTAGAGGACATTGTCCTGTTGGCATCGACATCTCATTCGAAATGCTATCCGTAGGACGACAGCGCAGAGGTGTTCATCATCCAATGGTTCAGGGGACCATGGAGCGACTTCCCTTCAGGTCAGGCATATTTGATGGCCTATTGATTGCCTACTCGCTGCTGCACATACCCAAGAAGAATGTCCAGTCGGTTCTGCAGGAACTCAGGAGGGTTATCAAGGCCAACGGGAGGAGTCTTCTCCTTCTGAAAGAAGGGGATGACGAGAGAGTGATAGCTGCGAGTCTCGTTGCGGGTGAATTCCTGGTCGCGTCGATGTGGCGAGTGCCGGAGCTCCAGCCTCTTCTCGAACTCGCAGGGTGGAATCTTATCTCTGCAGAACATGGTGAGCCTGCTAGGCAGGAAGAGATCCAGGAACCGAAGTTGGCTCTTACCCTGATAGCAGCGTGAATGGGGCTTGGCGTAACCGGGATCTGGCGCCTGTGAGGTTTTAGCCAAAATGACTGTAGCTCTTCGTACTGTGCGTGGTCTCCACTATCACCTGGACGGCTGTCCAACTGGCACACAGGTCCCTGCCCAAATAAGGGGCATAGTGGTAAAGAAATGGAGTAAGGGCGACTCCACTGGACGCTGGGTACTGGAACTCACCGGCCGCGCGAATGTTATTGTCAACCGTCGTGATCCAGCGGTTGATATATCTCAGATGCAGGTAGGACGGCGAGTTGAGGTGACAGGGTCGGCTGTGATCTCGTCCCGTCAACAGTTGGTACTTTATCCGGACAGTATGGAGGTCTTGCCGGCAGGCTCGCTAGGGCAGCACTGGCCTGAAAAACCAGAGGTGCCAAGCCATATCTTGACAAGCTTCCTCTTAGCACGTCTCCGCAGTATCGCAACAGCATCAGCAACCAAGCTCGGCTACCGCGAGTTCGAACCGTATTACATATCGACCCCGCTGCAGAATAGGGACTCAGGGCCAGTGAGTGTTTCATTCGAAGGCTGGGGATCCTCACTGAGTCTGGCAATCTCGCCCGCGCCACAGCTCCTTCAAACTCTCCTTGAGACCGGAGAGCATCGGGTATTCGCAGTCGGCAGGTGTTTCTCATCGGCATATCGCGATGGTTTTTCCAGTGCAGAGGAACTGACCCTAGTGGCAAGACAAATTGATACCTCAATTGAAGAGGTGATCTGTTTTTCTGAGACGATACTCCGGGACCTGCTTCAGGAGGGGGACACGGCGGTGTCGCGTGTCACATGGGGCGCAGATCAGTGGCCTCAAGTACCAGTTGCTGCAATGCCAAGCAAGGAGATTGACACGCCGCGCATTGAGTGGCTGCCTGAGGCCAGAGAAGACGATGGTATACATCACGCTATATTCCGTATAATTTATCCCCAAGGTATTGTTGTCGCAGAGGGCGATGTCACTGAGTGGTCATCACACGTCCGGATAGGCGGTGTCACAGTTCACCTGGAACGTCTCGTAGCACTACTGTCCCCGACGCGACTGGCGGCTATCAGAGACCTCGGCGCCCCCACGGAACGGTTGCGAAGAGCATGACTGGGCACTTGACGAAATTGACAAGGTCTGGGAATACAGTCCTGGAGGAGAATTTTTCTGGTTTGGCTAAAGGAACGCGCCTTCGGCCTACGCGCTCAGACTCCTACGACTTCGCGAGTTGCATGTTTTTCTCGCACCTTGGATACGAGAACGAGCAGATCAGCCCTGGAGAGCGCCGCCTCAGGCCGATTTCCGAATCCGAGGTAAGAAAAGAACTATTGTCGGCCGTGAGGTCGCATGAGGGCGACACTGGATTGAGTGCAAATCCACCTCGCCCGCGGACCATGAAACACGTTAACGTGCCTGAGAGTGTGACTGCAGACTATTTGGGCTGGGCTGAGACGGCGCTTGTCGATTATGGTCCTTTGGAAGATATAGCGAAGAGCGATCTTGACAGGACAGAAAAGATCCTGAGCGTGCTAGCTGACCCGCTCTTAGGGAACACACAGAATCGGGAGAACGTCGATTCAGTTGTGATTCACCAGCGGCTCGCTATGGCGTCGGATGGGCGCTTGCCACTGTACCTGGCCCTGCCGGCCTTCCCGTTCAAGGATCAGGGGGCATTCAATACCGACTGTAGCGCGGACCAGCCAGACTTTGGAGAGGTGGCGCTATTAGTGAGAATGCATTGCCTGGCTCTCGCTTTGTCGCGCCTGTACGCTGAGGAGGTCCAGTGGATAATTCTCTCGGATGGGCCACTATATGCCCCCTTCTTTGGTTTGGATTCTGGCGTTGCCCAACGATATCTGCAGCGAATTCGATCCTTCCGAGACAACCTTAACCTTGGCTCTACTATCAATGTGCTATCTCTTCTGGATCTGGTGGCGAAGACTCAATATTTGTACGGGGGAAAGTCTGGCGTGGAGGCATTCGCCAAGTACTCTGCCGACATTCGCCATGCGCTTGAGTCTGTAAGCAGAAAAGATAGAGAGGTTGATGACGCGCTCCAAGTACTAGCAGGGGACATGATGTGGAACTTGGACACGCGAAGGTACGAGCAATCAATGACGCATCAAGAACTCTGGAGAATCATAAGGAGAAAGGGGCGCTCGCCGCTCCGTACCGAAGTATCTGAACAATCTCGAGAAACGACACTGCGGTACGTGTCATGCAACATTGCCCTCCGGTTGGCCCGTGTGATTGAATGTCAGTTCCCGCTTGCTATCCGGGCTACGTCCCATGCTAAGAGGGGGCAGGTGGCCATTCCCAGAATTGGCCATGTGGCGCCGTGGAATGGAGTGGCTGTGCGGCGTCGTCGGGGGCGGGGATGGGCGGACCTTGGAAGTGTGAGAATTCACCGCGCTTGGCAGCAGGGGGCAGATGTTAGCGTTCACCTGGAAGGCTGTGGAGATGCCTTCTATTACGAAGTTCCATAGATTCTTATGGTGGCCGCCGTCTTCTCGCCTGGGATCACTGTGTGCTGGGCGTGTGTCGCCTCAAGCGGTGGAAGTTCGAGCAGTTCGGGCTCGCTGTTGGGCACCCGCCGCGACAGCACCTTCGCCCCGTCGGCGTCGATCACCGTGCGGTGATGTTCGGTCTTGCCCGCGTCCGTCCCGCCCAAAGCTCGGGCACCCGTGCCTCCCTCGTCGATTCGTTGCTGTTCCCTGCAGACGACCACGCCGACGTGTCCTTACGAAGCGATCTTGATCGCGCGTCCCAATGAGTGGCCGTGTCGTCGCGGGGCGCCGGGCGACCACTCCGCACTGAGCGCGCTGCTGCGCCTGGATGGAGACCAGGACTGGGCCTGGCTGCACGCCCGCGCCTGCACAGCCTCTGGCCTCAACGCGGTCCGTCGGCTCCTGCAGGGCCGCTGGGTCGGGTGAGCCCGGACTCCGGTAGCTGCCTGTCGCTGGCGGCTGGGACGATCACGCGATGGGAAACATCTATGACTACTACGCGGCCACCGACGACACACAGGCCCTGGGCGTTTTCGAGGACGGCCGCATCGACGACCCCTTCGGTACGGTCGGTCTCAAGGGGGTTGACCCCTACCTGCTCCTCGGAGCCGTCGAGGCACACCTGACGGGAGTGCCCGAAGAGCAGGTGGAAGCCGACCCGCGCTTCTGCGAACTGCTGAGCGATCCTCAGCACGAGGGCCACTGGCTGGTCTCGCTCACGGACAGCCTTCGCGACGCGCTCGCGGTGGCCACCAGCGGGCGGTTGCAGGAGGCGGCGTTCGTTTGGACGCTCGCCGAGGACGGCGCGGGACAGGACGCGGAGCTGGTGGCCGACTTCCTGCGGCGGCTGGCCGAGCTCGCCCGCGACGCCGGGCAACGCGGCCTGTACTGCGGCATGTCCCTGTAGGCGGGTCGCAATCGGACGCCCTTGTCGCAGCCGCAACGGCCGACAACGGAGGGATCGAACTCCATCCACGGAGGACGACCGTTTGTCAGCCCCGCCCGCAACACTGCCACTCATGAACACTTCTGGCGAGCCGCCCGCCGGCATCGAATCGGCCCCGCACCCCAAGACCGTCCTGCTCGACACGCCATGGGCGGAGCTGAGCCACGCGTACGGGTCGGCCGAGGACACACCCACCCTGCTGGCCGGCCTGCTGGACGACGCCCCCGAGGTCCAGGCCCATGCCCTGGGTCAACTGCAGATGTCGGTCCTCCACCAGGGCTCGCTCTACAGCAGTACCGCGCCGGTCGCGCTTTTCGTGGCCGGCATTCTGGGCGATCCGCGCACCTTGGCCGCGCACGCGAGCGAGTACGCGTGGGACGACCGGGTCCGCCCCCTGCGGGCCGCACTGCTGGAGTGGCTGGGCGAGATCGCCGAGTCGGTCGGTTACTACGACGACCGCGAGCAGGATCCCGAGTACGAGGCCCCAGCCGACATCGCGGCCTGCCGCGCCGCCCGCCCCGCGATCCATCAGGCGGTGACTCCCTACCTGGCTGATCCCGACCCCGTCGTTCGCGAAGCCACCGTCGGCGCCGTCGGCCACCTTCTCAAGGCACCCGAGCTCCGCGACCGGATACCCGACGCCGCCCAACGGTTGCGTACCACCCTGACCACAAGCAAAGACCGGCGCGAGCGCGCCGCGGCAGTTCTGACCCTCGTCGCCCGGGCGCAGGACACCAGCGACCTGCTCACCGACCCGGATCCGGCGATCCGCGCCTGCGCCGCCCTCGCCCCGCTCCCCGCCGACGACCCGCGCCCCACTGCCATCCTTCTGGAGGCACTGTCGGACCCGCATGCCGTGGACCACTGGTTCGACGCCGAACCCCTGCCCCAACTCGACGGCTGGTTCCGCTTCACCCTCCTCCAAGCCCTGCTCGCCCGCACCACCACCCTGGAGGAAATCCTCGACGCCGCCCTGGCACTGATGCCCATGGCCAACGACTTCACCGTCGAACGCGACTGGGGACCGCTCCTGCTGCGCGCCTTCCCCGACGGCAACGTCAGCGAGGCCGCCCTCACCGACGCTCAGCGCCAACTCCTCAGCGCCATTGCGGCCAAGGACGACTGCTGGGGCAACATCGGCAACAAGATCACATGGCTTCGCAGAGCTGGCCTACCGACGGACCGCGCCTCTTTCGGGGTCCTCCTGGCAAACCCCGGCCAGGCCGCCGATGTCTGACGAAGCGTGAAGAGCTCAGACCGTAACGGCCCTGCTGGTCGTCGGAGGCGGGGGCCTGAGTTCCGGTACCCGCCACAAGGCGGGCAGGCGGCGGCGCCCATGTCATCTGCGGATCGGATCAGCGTGATCGCCACGGTCTTCACCTGACATCCTCCGCCGCTGGCATCGATCCCAACTAGGCTGGCGGAGGGGTTGCAGGTGTGCGGCATGCGGCAGTGCCTCGGGCGCTCATCCGATGCCCGGAGCGACTGGGTGCTCAGCTTGGAACGCCAGCCTGCGTTCGGCATCCTGGGCGATTTGGTCGAGAACATCATCGAGTGCCACGAACGCCTCCCACGGTCGCTGGTGGCTGGCTTCGGAGAGGCGCTCGATCAGTAGTTGTTCGAGATCAGTGACGCGCTTGCCCTTCCAGACCTTGTCGGCCAGGCTCACCAGCAGGTCATCGGTGCTGACGCCGGGGGCGTTCCACGATGCGTGGCTGCGGGCGAAGCGGGCGAGCTCCTCGGTGACTCCCCGGGCGATCAGCAGGTCGTGGCCGGCCACCTCGTGTGCGGAGCCGGGCCAGGAAAGCTCCTCGGGGTGCAGGACCTTCCCGATGTCGTGGGTGGCGGCGCCGAAGAGGACGGCGTGCCGGTTGAAGTCCAGCTGGGGGTAGTGCTGTTCGGCCCAGTCGACCAGTTGGTGGGCGACGTCGTGGACGGCCCGGAGATGGGCCGCGAGCCTCGGTGGGGCCTGCAACTCTTCGAGGAGGACGGCGACCTGGGGCGGGAGGGGTCGCAGTACGGGGTCGCCGGGCAGGGTGAGGGCTCGCTGCAGTGCATTGGGGGTCATTCGGGACACGGTAGGCCTCAAATGTCGGAACCTGCTGCAAGGGTGGATGGTTATGGACATCGACGGGTTCTGGAATGTGGTCGGGGCAGCACGGGCCGAAAGCAGCGGTCCGCATGGTAAGGCGTTCGCCGAGGCAATGGTCGACCAGCTGGCGGGGCTCCCGCAGGAGGAGATCCTCGGCTATCAGGAGCGATTCGACGAGGTGCACGGCGCCGTGTACCGCTGGGACGTGTGGGCTGCCGCCTATCTCATCGGCGGAGGCTGCTCGGACGACAGCTTCATGGATTTCCGGGCCGGCCTGATCGCCCTCGGGCGGGACTGGTACGAGCTGGCAGCCGCCCGCCCGGACGATCTGGCGGACCACCCCGCAGTGATCGAGGCCGCGACCCGGGGTGACGACTACGTGATCTTCGATGAGGGCGTGAACTACGCGGCCAGCTACGCGTTCGAGCGCCTCACGGGTGACGCCGATGCCTTCCACGAGGCGTGGAAGCGCCATCGGGCCGGGCAGGACCTGGATGCGGAGCTGGAGTCCGACATGGGTGAGGACTTCGATTTCGATGACGCTGAAGAGATGCACCGTCGCCTTCCCCGTCTTGCTGCCCTTTACCTCGGCGCAGCCGCCGGCTGAGACGTGTCAGCGCCTTGAAGAGCGTCGCTATTCGGATGGGGCTGCTGTCCCGACTGGTTGCCGATGTCCCTTGTGTGGCGGCTTGGCGGCGACCGTGCGGGTTGTCACTGGGGTCCGCTTGGATGGTGGGCATGACCGTCAACGATGTCGCCCGTTCTCTGCCGGATCCCAACGTTCTGCGGGACCACTGCCGGGCTTTGGCGATGCTGGATGCGATCCTCAGTCCCGATTGGTCCTCGCGCTACTACTCCTATGACGCGCGGTGGTCGCCGACGGAAGAGATGGCGTCGATGCGCAACGGTTCGGGGGATGAGTACTCGATCGTCTTCGCTTCGGCCGGTGTGTACGTTCGGGGCTTCGACCACGAGTCGCCGATGAGCCCCTATGCCGAGGACGGAGTGCGGCCCGGCGTGGTGGACTCCGTTCCCGAAGAGTTCCGGTCCTGCGTCGAGGAACCCGCGTTCAACGACGACGGCGTACCGACGGTGACGGCCTGCCTGTGGCATAGGACGACTGATGAAAGTTGGCAGACGGGCGAGATCGACTTCCCAGAGGGCCATGTCGACCCTGACGGGGCCGACTGGTTGTTCCGGCTCCTCGCCGACCGATCTCCGGAGGCGTACGCGAGCTTCGCCGTCGACTACTACGAGGTACCAGTCGACCTGGATACCGTCCGGCACATCTGTGCTCTGAGGCCGCTCACCGATGACGTGGTCCGCGCCCTCAACGCCGACCTGACCCTCGAGAACCTTGCCGAGGACATCGCCGAGATCGGCTACCCCACGACGTAGGGAAAATTACCGAATGAGTAATCCGCCGCGAAGGCGGTGCGCGCCGAGATCTCTGCCGTCCCGCGCGACTGAGAGGACAGTTACGGGATGCGCGTCATGGTCCACGGCTTCCGATATCTCAGCGTTGCTGCTCCGTCAGCCACCTTGCCGGCAGTAATGCGCGTGGTTTTTCCGCGCCGAACTATTAGTGGGTGATGCGTTGCCCTGCTGCCGCGAAAGCGTGGTGATCATAGCGGTGAGTGAGTTCTAGATGTAACTGTGAGGCAAGTCACTCTCGAAGCCCCGGTCGTCAGGTGCCTCTCACGCACCTCTCACGGACTGGGCGTCATGAGGTGTCATCGGGCGTCATGCGTGGTGGACGGAGTAGGGCCCTGACCTGCAGGTTCTGGACTGAATGGACAGACCGTTACGACCTTTCGACCGCTGGGGGTCAAGGGGTCGCAGGTTCAAATCCTGTCGTCCCGACTGTAAAGTCGCAGGTCAGAGGCGGTTTGCTCGTAAAGAGCAGGCCGCCTTTGGCGGTTTTCGGACATCGCAAAACGGGCATTTGCCGCCGAAGCGCCAGGGCCTCTTCCCTGAAATCAAAGGAATTTGTCCATTCTTGCGACGGATTCGACGCTTTCACGCGTGGCTGCCCTTTGGATCGCTAGCGGGGGTGTCTGTGGCGCACTTGACCGACCGCAAGGTGGGGTCAAGTGGGTGACAGTTAGGGGCGGCGGAGAAATCCCAGGTCAGAGGCCCTGTGCGTGACTGGCCATCAGGCGTGACGGGTTCTCGGGAATACCTCGGGCGCGGCGCAGGGGTGTGAAATGGCCTAGCAGCGCCGGAATTTCGCTACTGGCGGTGACCGATGCTGGATCGTGACCTGTGATTTTCGATCACCCGCGTCGCAGTCTTCCTGGGTATTGGGCGAGTTGGGGGAGGTGGCTGAGTGTCAGGCAATTTGGTGACGCTCCGTAAGGTGTTTGAGGGCGGGTGCCCGCGACTACCAGCGGTGGGGGATCTGTCCGTTGAGGCGGAGTTGTTCGACGAGGTAGCGGGTGAGGGCTTCGCCTGCTTTAGCGAGTTCGCGGATGTCCGGGTGGAAGTAGCGCTGGGTGGTGGTGATTTCCTTGTGGCCGGCGATCTGTTGAAGGATGTGGAGCGGGATCCCGGCGTCGGCCATCCAGGTCAGGCCGGTGTGGCGCAGGTCGTGGCGGCGCAGGTGTTCGTAGCCGAGGTCGTGGGTGACGTCGTCCCACTGGGTGGCGTCACGTAGGACGGCGGTGCTGATGCGGCCGCCGCGGGGGCCGGTGTAGAGGCGGGCGTCGGGGTCGCCGCGGGCGGCTTGGAGGCGTCGGATGATCTGCGGGCGTAGCGGTTCGATGATCGGGATGAAGCGGGCTTCCTTGCCCTTGGTGTGTTTGTCGACGAGGCCGCCGGGTGCGGGGGTGGTCTGCCGGCGGCAGGTCAGGAGCCAGTTGGTGGTGTCGATGTCGCGGGCCCGGACTCCGGAGACCTCTCCGATGCGAGTGGCGGTGCAGGCACCGTGGATGACGACGTCGCCCCAGCCTCGGTAGTGGTTGTAGGAGGCGTCGACCAGGGCGGCGGCGAGTTTGGTGAGGGCGTCCCAGTCGCGCAGGGCGAGGGCTCGGGGGTCCAGCAGTTCGTCCTCCGCCTGTTGGTATGCGCTCTGCCATCCGGTGACGCGGGCGGGTGCGCGTTCGATGAGGCCGTCCACGGCGGCCTGTTCGAGGGTGCGGAAGAGCATGGCGAGGGTGTTCTTGATGGTGGAGCGGCTGCAGCCCTCTGGGATCCAGCTGTCGACAGCATTGGCGATCGTGCCGGTGGTGACCAGGCGGATGGGGAGGTGTCCGAGGTCGGGCTCGATTCGGTGGTGCCATCCGGCGAGGTAGGGGACGTGGGTCGTGGTCTCAAGGCCGGCGAGGATGATCGGGAGGCGGAGTTCGACGTACTCGGCCAGGGGCATCGACGCCAGGGAGGGGAGTACGGGGCTGCCGGTGGCGTCGGCGAGGATGGTCAGCCATTGGGTGACCAGTGCCGGGTCGAGCCCGTTGTGGACAGTCTCGGCCAGGAAGGTGGCCCACGCGTGTGTCTGGGCGGGGCTGACGGTGACGGGTGTCCGGAGCGCTGGGTCGATGCCGGTGGCCGGGGCGGTGCGTGCGGTGCGGTGGCGGGGCCGGCGGGTGATGAGAGGGGCCGGCGCAGGGGTGGTGGCCGCCCTCGCTGGTTCTGAAGAATTCGCGAAAGGTGTTGGCGTGCTCATATGCCACGGTCGCCCCGTACATCCTTGACTGATTGATGCCGTCATGGTGTCATTGCTTCATGCTCTACGCTCTGCCCGCACTGCACGACGTCGACCAGGCCGTCCTCGCGGAGATCGAGGAGATGCGGGGACGTCTGCGCCTGCATCTGCGCACGCCTCGGCGCTGGGAGGGGCAGCTGCGGCGCAACCTGACCGCCCGGGCGATCGCCGGGTCCAACACGATCGAGGGCTATGCGGCGAGCGTGTCGGATGTCGAGGACATCATGGTCGGCGAGGCGCCGATCGAGGCTAACGACACCGTCGCGGTCGAGATCGAGGGCTACCGGCAGGCGATGACCTACATCCAGCGCCTCGCCGAGGCGGGGGAGGACTTCGCGTACAGCAAGGGGCTGCTGAATGCGCTGCACTTCATGATGCAGGGTCACCACCTGCTCAAGCGGCCCGGATGGTGGCGCACCGGCCCGGTGTACGTCACCTCGGCGGAGGACCCGACCATCGCCGCGTACACCGCCCCGGGCGCCGAGCAGGTGCCGGCGCTGACCGGTGAGTTGGTGGACTGGCTGAACGACGGCGACTTGGACGCTCCAGGGCTGGTGCGGGCGTCGATGGCGCACCTGAACCTGGTGGCGATCCACCCGTGGTCGGACGGGAACGGGCGGATGTCCCGCGCCCTGCACACCCTGGTGCTGGCCCGCGAAGGGGTCATGGCGCCGGAGTTCTCCAGCATCGAGGAGTGGCTCGGCAGGGCCCGCAACACCTACCGCTACTACGACGTCCTCGCCGACGTCGGCGGACCCGTCTGGACCCCGGACCGCGAGACACTGCCGTGGGTCCGGTTCTGCTTGCGCGCCCATCACCAGCAGGCCCAGAGCGTCGAGCGTCAGGTGAACACCACCCGCGAGGTCTGGACCGCCCTCGACGAAGCGATCGAAGCGCGTGGCTGGCCCGAGCGCATGCTCTACGCCCTCTACCCCGCCGCCATGGGCAACCGCCTGCGCCGCGCCACCTACCAGGCCGACGCCGAACTCAGCGAGCAGCAGGCCCAACGCGACATCCGCGAACTCGTGCGCGCCGGCTGGCTCACCGCCAAGGGCGAGGCCCAGGGCCGTTACTACACCGCCGGCCCGGACCTCCCCGAGGCGATCACCCGCGGAGTCCGCGAACCCCGACCGCTGCGCGACCCGTACGCGTGACGAATGGTGCTGAGGCGCATGCGCGCCCTTACCAGCGTCTGCCGCGGGTCTTCCCGTTGCTGGGCCGGTAGGCATCTTTCACGATTTGGGCCAGATCGTCGTTGCTGAACATGCGGTGGCTGCCGATCTCCCGGTGTGGAACCCGGCCGGCGGCTGACTCCGAGCGTAGCCAGGCCACACCCACGCCCAGGCGCTTCGCGGCTTCTGCGATGGAGTACAGCAAGGGTTCGTCGCTCTTGGCTTTGTCGTTGGCCGGCGGAGCCTTGGACTTGTTTTTGGAGCCGGGTAGCCCGGTGGGCAGGTCGAGTGCGGCCGCCTCCGCGGCGGCGAGGAGCACGCCGAGTCCGCGCAGGCGGGCTCCGTCGCCGATGCCGTCGTTGGGCCCGGGCAGGCCCAGGGCGCGGCGAGCCTGCGTCGCCGGATCCTCGGAGGGCAGTAGCAGGGAGGCGAGCCGGTAGTCCTCCTCGGTCATCGGTGCCTTGGCCTCGAAGGCGCGGAAGAGCCGCAGGCGTTCGGTCTGCAGCGAACGCTTGTCCAGGCCTCGGATGCTCTCGCGCAGTTCCTCCCAACTCGCGTGGGCCTGCACGGCCGCCAGAGCGTAGGAGGTCACATCCGCGCCGGGGTTGGCTTTCACCCGCCGGTGCTGGTAGCAGACCTCCATGCCGGGCTCGACCGGGACCTTGCAGGGGAAGCCGTAGAACGAGGCGACCGGTTCGGGGCAGCGTGGCCTGTCACGCGCCAGGGACCGGTCCGCCCCCGCCCGGATCTGGCGGATCTGCTCCGCGGCGTTCTTCAGCGCGGGCTTCGGGACGCCCCACGCCTTCGCGGCCTCCAGCGGGCTGAGGTGATCGAGCGCACGCATCCGCTCGATCGGGGTTCCAACGTCGTCCATGAATCGTCCTCCGTGGTTGCCAACGGACCGCATC
The nucleotide sequence above comes from Streptomyces kaniharaensis. Encoded proteins:
- a CDS encoding HEAT repeat domain-containing protein, which produces MNTSGEPPAGIESAPHPKTVLLDTPWAELSHAYGSAEDTPTLLAGLLDDAPEVQAHALGQLQMSVLHQGSLYSSTAPVALFVAGILGDPRTLAAHASEYAWDDRVRPLRAALLEWLGEIAESVGYYDDREQDPEYEAPADIAACRAARPAIHQAVTPYLADPDPVVREATVGAVGHLLKAPELRDRIPDAAQRLRTTLTTSKDRRERAAAVLTLVARAQDTSDLLTDPDPAIRACAALAPLPADDPRPTAILLEALSDPHAVDHWFDAEPLPQLDGWFRFTLLQALLARTTTLEEILDAALALMPMANDFTVERDWGPLLLRAFPDGNVSEAALTDAQRQLLSAIAAKDDCWGNIGNKITWLRRAGLPTDRASFGVLLANPGQAADV
- a CDS encoding HD domain-containing protein; the protein is MTPNALQRALTLPGDPVLRPLPPQVAVLLEELQAPPRLAAHLRAVHDVAHQLVDWAEQHYPQLDFNRHAVLFGAATHDIGKVLHPEELSWPGSAHEVAGHDLLIARGVTEELARFARSHASWNAPGVSTDDLLVSLADKVWKGKRVTDLEQLLIERLSEASHQRPWEAFVALDDVLDQIAQDAERRLAFQAEHPVAPGIG
- a CDS encoding KdsC family phosphatase: MDPVAARDNLERLPIGLCDEFAHIELVCLDVDGILTDGSIIYSESGRALVTFNARDGLGIALLQRAGVSVAFVSALDSPIVRKRAEELHIKSVCLGVNDKLRCVRDMQRHTRGKILFMGDDLWDLAAMRACDVAASSCDAAVEALAAADVISSYGGGRGAVRQIADMTLEAQDIDRGSLMARYDE
- a CDS encoding zinc-binding dehydrogenase — translated: MRAAVVVRPGGPEVIELRDVPQGPLAPGMARVQIERSSVNAADLWTRHPGIVSSYPHIPGSDGCGVLVELRGESTIETGSKVVINPALQLPTGERSWSDPYRDIVDILGYNCAGTCAEYCDVPIGNIFPAPSHLTIEESAAIPLTYLTAWRMLARRGMVERGEYVLIWGGSGGLGTAAIVLANYLGANVLATAGSDHDAEQVAGLKPKGIIRYDLGEVAKQVIDLIGRKVDLVFDSVAGPTWSATLQSLRPGGRVVLAGTTAGDVVTFDLSDFFYNQWALCGCRMGDERDFENMLKAVTEGHLKPVVGKVYPLSQISEAHQAMEDGGIVGKIVVNNFE
- a CDS encoding class I SAM-dependent methyltransferase — translated: MMNDAMDSGNTRRVYDLAARDYEEIFFDDLSDAHWLDSFSSSLEAPSLILDVGCGPGNFSNYLGSRGHCPVGIDISFEMLSVGRQRRGVHHPMVQGTMERLPFRSGIFDGLLIAYSLLHIPKKNVQSVLQELRRVIKANGRSLLLLKEGDDERVIAASLVAGEFLVASMWRVPELQPLLELAGWNLISAEHGEPARQEEIQEPKLALTLIAA
- a CDS encoding IS110 family transposase, whose translation is MVVCREQQRIDEGGTGARALGGTDAGKTEHHRTVIDADGAKVLSRRVPNSEPELLELPPLEATHAQHTVIPGEKTAATIRIYGTS
- a CDS encoding DUF4240 domain-containing protein, coding for MDIDGFWNVVGAARAESSGPHGKAFAEAMVDQLAGLPQEEILGYQERFDEVHGAVYRWDVWAAAYLIGGGCSDDSFMDFRAGLIALGRDWYELAAARPDDLADHPAVIEAATRGDDYVIFDEGVNYAASYAFERLTGDADAFHEAWKRHRAGQDLDAELESDMGEDFDFDDAEEMHRRLPRLAALYLGAAAG
- a CDS encoding L-tyrosine/L-tryptophan isonitrile synthase family protein, whose product is MASDGRLPLYLALPAFPFKDQGAFNTDCSADQPDFGEVALLVRMHCLALALSRLYAEEVQWIILSDGPLYAPFFGLDSGVAQRYLQRIRSFRDNLNLGSTINVLSLLDLVAKTQYLYGGKSGVEAFAKYSADIRHALESVSRKDREVDDALQVLAGDMMWNLDTRRYEQSMTHQELWRIIRRKGRSPLRTEVSEQSRETTLRYVSCNIALRLARVIECQFPLAIRATSHAKRGQVAIPRIGHVAPWNGVAVRRRRGRGWADLGSVRIHRAWQQGADVSVHLEGCGDAFYYEVP